A genomic region of Lates calcarifer isolate ASB-BC8 linkage group LG9, TLL_Latcal_v3, whole genome shotgun sequence contains the following coding sequences:
- the marveld2a gene encoding MARVEL domain-containing protein 2 isoform X1 codes for MSYGGGFYGRTERVRQAPHYDQVPQGTLPREDPYDPQPLREQRAPHLAQSADPLPPPPLPDQPPVGPEFDPSGSEDNTDPENDPAIDIKPVHRFIPDSWKNFFRGSNRSSNKPWSMPASSYNNNNSTTEGVRCSPPHSPSVPGSYRDPYGGSGGSYNSRKELLDGHDAQESVSGRTYRTGLTYSERVEEYHQRYAFMKSWAGLLRILGCVELLLGAAVFACVCAYIHKDNEWFNMFGYSSPGGAYGGGFYGAGTGGSYYTGPKTPFVLVVAGLAWLVTVIVLVLGMTMYYRTILLDSSWWPLTEFTINLALAVLYMAAGIVYVRDTTRGGLCSYPVFNNGINGVFCRTEAGQTAAIIFLFVTMLIYLIGALVCLKLWRHEAARRYRERYGQEMQPSELRMVRSLVVPDAAPAPRTPEQVQGSSVVPIQAAPKPVPAKILQGAIPSGHIPKPVIVPDYIAKYPSIKSDEERDQYRAVFNDQYAEYKELHSEVQATLKKFDEMDAMMRGLPQNPTSQMEVDRINRILQEYQRKKNDPTFLEKKERCEYLKSKLSHIKQKIQDYDKVMEWNDGYS; via the exons ATGTCCTATGGAGGAGGCTTTTACGGACGCACTGAGCGAGTCCGCCAGGCGCCCCACTATGACCAGGTACCACAGGGCACGTTACCCCGAGAAGACCCCTACGACCCGCAGCcgctgagagagcagagagcgcCCCATCTCGCCCAGAGCGCCGACCCCCTCCCACCTCCGCCTCTGCCGGACCAGCCCCCCGTCGGCCCCGAGTTCGATCCCAGCGGCAGCGAGGACAACACCGACCCGGAGAACGACCCCGCCATCGACATCAAACCAGTCCACCGCTTCATCCCTGACTCCTGGAAGAACTTCTTCAGAGGAAGCAACCGCAGCAGCAACAAGCCGTGGTCCATGCCTGCCTCCTcatataacaacaacaacagcaccacTGAGGGGGTGCGCTGCTCGCCGCCGCACTCCCCCTCTGTTCCCGGATCGTACCGGGATCCCTATGGGGGCTCAGGTGGCAGCTACAACTCGAGAAAGGAGCTTCTGGATGGACACGATGCCCAAGAGTCTGTGTCAGGGCGCACCTACCGCACGGGTCTGACCTACAGCGAGCGAGTGGAGGAGTACCATCAGCGCTACGCCTTCATGAAGTCCTGGGCGGGACTGCTGAGGATTCTGGGCTGTGTGGAGCTCCTGCTGGGAGCAGCTGTGTTTGCCTGCGTCTGTGCTTACATCCACAAAGACAACGAGTGGTTCAACATGTTCGGATACTCGTCTCCTGGTGGAGCGTACGGAGGAGGTTTCTACGGTGCCGGCACAGGCGGGTCCTACTACACGGGCCCCAAGACCCCGTTTGTGTTGGTGGTGGCGGGGCTGGCCTGGCTGGTGACTGTGATTGTACTGGTGCTGGGGATGACCATGTACTACCGCACCATCCTGCTGGACTCCTCCTGGTGGCCTCTGACGGAGTTCACCATAAACCTGGCTCTGGCAGTTCTCTACATGGCAGCAG GCATTGTCTATGTCCGTGACACGACCCGTGGAGGGCTCTGCTCCTACCCAGTCTTCAACAATGGCATCAACGGGGTGTTCTGCAGAACAGAGGCCGGACAGACCGCTGCCATCATCTTCCTGTTTGTCACTATGCTCATTTATCTGATCGGAGCTCTCGTGTGTCTCAAGCTGTGGAGACATGAAGCTGCACGCAGATACCGGGAGCGGTACGGCCAGGAG ATGCAGCCCTCTGAGTTGAGAATGGTACGCTCGTTG gttgtTCCAGATGCAGCTCCTGCTCCCAGAACTCCAGAACAGGTCCAAGGTTCCTCGGTCGTTCCCATCCAGGCTGCTCCAAAACCAGTTCCAGCTAAGATTTTGCAGGGAGCCATACCATCAGGACACATCCCAAAACCTGTTATTGTGCCTGACTATATTGC CAAGTACCCATCCATAAAGTCAGATGAGGAGCGGGACCAGTACCGAGCTGTGTTCAACGACCAGTACGCAGAGTACAAGGAGCTCCACTCTGAGGTGCAGGCTACCCTCAAGAAGTTTGACGAGATGGACGCCATGATGCGCGGTCTGCCCCAGAACCCCACCAGCCAGATG gAGGTTGATCGCATCAACAGAATCCTTCAGGAGtaccagaggaagaaaaat GATCCGACGTTCCTGGAGAAGAAGGAGCGCTGCGAGTACCTGAAGAGCAAACTGTCTCACATCAAACAGAAGATCCAGGACTACGATAAAGTCATGGAGTGGAACGACGGATACAGCTAA
- the marveld2a gene encoding MARVEL domain-containing protein 2 isoform X2: MSYGGGFYGRTERVRQAPHYDQVPQGTLPREDPYDPQPLREQRAPHLAQSADPLPPPPLPDQPPVGPEFDPSGSEDNTDPENDPAIDIKPVHRFIPDSWKNFFRGSNRSSNKPWSMPASSYNNNNSTTEGVRCSPPHSPSVPGSYRDPYGGSGGSYNSRKELLDGHDAQESVSGRTYRTGLTYSERVEEYHQRYAFMKSWAGLLRILGCVELLLGAAVFACVCAYIHKDNEWFNMFGYSSPGGAYGGGFYGAGTGGSYYTGPKTPFVLVVAGLAWLVTVIVLVLGMTMYYRTILLDSSWWPLTEFTINLALAVLYMAAGIVYVRDTTRGGLCSYPVFNNGINGVFCRTEAGQTAAIIFLFVTMLIYLIGALVCLKLWRHEAARRYRERYGQEMQPSELRMVVPDAAPAPRTPEQVQGSSVVPIQAAPKPVPAKILQGAIPSGHIPKPVIVPDYIAKYPSIKSDEERDQYRAVFNDQYAEYKELHSEVQATLKKFDEMDAMMRGLPQNPTSQMEVDRINRILQEYQRKKNDPTFLEKKERCEYLKSKLSHIKQKIQDYDKVMEWNDGYS; the protein is encoded by the exons ATGTCCTATGGAGGAGGCTTTTACGGACGCACTGAGCGAGTCCGCCAGGCGCCCCACTATGACCAGGTACCACAGGGCACGTTACCCCGAGAAGACCCCTACGACCCGCAGCcgctgagagagcagagagcgcCCCATCTCGCCCAGAGCGCCGACCCCCTCCCACCTCCGCCTCTGCCGGACCAGCCCCCCGTCGGCCCCGAGTTCGATCCCAGCGGCAGCGAGGACAACACCGACCCGGAGAACGACCCCGCCATCGACATCAAACCAGTCCACCGCTTCATCCCTGACTCCTGGAAGAACTTCTTCAGAGGAAGCAACCGCAGCAGCAACAAGCCGTGGTCCATGCCTGCCTCCTcatataacaacaacaacagcaccacTGAGGGGGTGCGCTGCTCGCCGCCGCACTCCCCCTCTGTTCCCGGATCGTACCGGGATCCCTATGGGGGCTCAGGTGGCAGCTACAACTCGAGAAAGGAGCTTCTGGATGGACACGATGCCCAAGAGTCTGTGTCAGGGCGCACCTACCGCACGGGTCTGACCTACAGCGAGCGAGTGGAGGAGTACCATCAGCGCTACGCCTTCATGAAGTCCTGGGCGGGACTGCTGAGGATTCTGGGCTGTGTGGAGCTCCTGCTGGGAGCAGCTGTGTTTGCCTGCGTCTGTGCTTACATCCACAAAGACAACGAGTGGTTCAACATGTTCGGATACTCGTCTCCTGGTGGAGCGTACGGAGGAGGTTTCTACGGTGCCGGCACAGGCGGGTCCTACTACACGGGCCCCAAGACCCCGTTTGTGTTGGTGGTGGCGGGGCTGGCCTGGCTGGTGACTGTGATTGTACTGGTGCTGGGGATGACCATGTACTACCGCACCATCCTGCTGGACTCCTCCTGGTGGCCTCTGACGGAGTTCACCATAAACCTGGCTCTGGCAGTTCTCTACATGGCAGCAG GCATTGTCTATGTCCGTGACACGACCCGTGGAGGGCTCTGCTCCTACCCAGTCTTCAACAATGGCATCAACGGGGTGTTCTGCAGAACAGAGGCCGGACAGACCGCTGCCATCATCTTCCTGTTTGTCACTATGCTCATTTATCTGATCGGAGCTCTCGTGTGTCTCAAGCTGTGGAGACATGAAGCTGCACGCAGATACCGGGAGCGGTACGGCCAGGAG ATGCAGCCCTCTGAGTTGAGAATG gttgtTCCAGATGCAGCTCCTGCTCCCAGAACTCCAGAACAGGTCCAAGGTTCCTCGGTCGTTCCCATCCAGGCTGCTCCAAAACCAGTTCCAGCTAAGATTTTGCAGGGAGCCATACCATCAGGACACATCCCAAAACCTGTTATTGTGCCTGACTATATTGC CAAGTACCCATCCATAAAGTCAGATGAGGAGCGGGACCAGTACCGAGCTGTGTTCAACGACCAGTACGCAGAGTACAAGGAGCTCCACTCTGAGGTGCAGGCTACCCTCAAGAAGTTTGACGAGATGGACGCCATGATGCGCGGTCTGCCCCAGAACCCCACCAGCCAGATG gAGGTTGATCGCATCAACAGAATCCTTCAGGAGtaccagaggaagaaaaat GATCCGACGTTCCTGGAGAAGAAGGAGCGCTGCGAGTACCTGAAGAGCAAACTGTCTCACATCAAACAGAAGATCCAGGACTACGATAAAGTCATGGAGTGGAACGACGGATACAGCTAA